A single genomic interval of uncultured Desulfobulbus sp. harbors:
- a CDS encoding glycoside hydrolase family 5 protein, with amino-acid sequence MSTTILANGARFHRNPVRGVNLGGWLVLEKWITPSLFAGLKATDETSYCVELGEVEATRRLREHWNSFITRDDFVWLEKAGITTVRLPLGHWLFGKDYPYHPAYGECRYPFAVGGLDIVDQVFEWASECGLGVVLDLHAAPGCQNGFDNGGMLNVCEWHTKKEYIDHCLDVLERLAERYHIQPMLAAIEVLNEPRWDIPTDLLKDYTRAAYERIRRHCPAEEVTVVFHDGFRSFREYAGFLQEPEYRNVAFDIHRYQCFLREEIDLDIFGHLYKSAVDLREEVKTIVAESGYQVYCGEWSLGLDLKVVSLWAEGPYNHALENMDAFQAATALRGFAAAQLLSFEQCDGWFFWTYRTETTPEWCYRNLVDEGIIPNLGQDEQLIGTRTLLSRPPANGK; translated from the coding sequence ATGAGTACGACAATCTTGGCCAACGGTGCCCGGTTTCATCGCAACCCGGTGCGCGGCGTCAACCTCGGCGGCTGGCTGGTGCTGGAGAAGTGGATCACACCCAGCCTCTTTGCCGGGCTCAAGGCCACGGATGAAACTTCCTACTGTGTCGAATTGGGCGAGGTCGAGGCGACCCGCCGCCTGCGGGAACACTGGAACAGTTTCATCACCCGAGATGACTTTGTCTGGCTGGAAAAAGCGGGCATCACCACCGTTCGTCTCCCCCTCGGCCACTGGCTCTTCGGCAAGGACTACCCCTACCATCCGGCCTACGGAGAGTGCCGCTATCCCTTTGCGGTCGGCGGGTTGGACATCGTCGATCAGGTCTTTGAATGGGCCAGCGAATGCGGCCTGGGGGTGGTGCTCGACCTCCATGCCGCGCCCGGCTGCCAGAACGGGTTCGACAACGGCGGCATGCTCAATGTCTGCGAGTGGCACACCAAGAAAGAGTATATCGATCATTGCCTGGATGTGCTCGAACGGCTCGCCGAGCGGTACCATATCCAGCCCATGCTGGCCGCCATCGAGGTCCTCAACGAACCGCGCTGGGATATCCCCACAGACCTGCTCAAGGACTACACCCGTGCCGCCTACGAGCGGATTCGTCGCCATTGCCCGGCGGAAGAGGTCACCGTGGTGTTCCACGACGGATTCCGAAGTTTTCGCGAATATGCCGGTTTTCTCCAGGAACCCGAATATCGCAATGTGGCCTTTGACATCCACCGCTACCAGTGTTTTCTGCGGGAGGAGATCGACCTGGATATCTTTGGTCACCTGTACAAAAGTGCGGTCGACCTGCGCGAGGAGGTCAAAACCATTGTCGCCGAATCCGGATACCAGGTGTATTGCGGCGAATGGAGTCTGGGCCTTGATCTGAAGGTGGTCTCGCTCTGGGCCGAAGGGCCCTACAACCACGCCCTGGAAAACATGGATGCCTTCCAGGCCGCTACCGCACTGCGAGGATTTGCGGCGGCGCAGCTGCTGAGTTTCGAGCAGTGCGACGGCTGGTTCTTCTGGACCTACCGTACCGAGACCACACCCGAGTGGTGCTACCGCAACCTGGTGGATGAGGGGATCATTCCCAACCTGGGGCAGGACGAACAGCTCATCGGCACACGTACTCTTCTCTCCCGGCCACCGGCGAACGGCAAATAA
- a CDS encoding DUF190 domain-containing protein encodes MLNYKAIEIFTNEEARCTNRPVVDAVLAYVRGLKIAARCTVTRGIAGCYESGEISTGRLEILSYNLPLQISIVVPEASCEQVLAGLDGLVCDGIIAVRDLAVVSHKTATTFFPRQLKVGDVMSSSPVCIKADKGLDQAATLLLSSIFTGLPVVDEKDGPVGVVTQGDLLNRGGLPLRLGLLAASGEDERTRVLAELAKKKVGEIMSTPAQTIEADQPLSKAVEVMLAKGLKRLPVVNKDGKLTGMLSRLDIFRAVMHETPDWQAFRAQKIEVGNLRTVRDILRRDTRTVTRETPIGQVIQIIDGNDIQCVAVVDDGGVLVGMIADSDLLHFFKPDPQGLHALFARIAHPFSPDLAQRIAQTTAGEVMRSQLRTASEHMLIEEAIALMTNEQLKRLPVIDDQGCFMGMISRDSLLRTGYGSVQEKS; translated from the coding sequence ATGCTGAACTACAAGGCGATTGAAATTTTCACTAACGAGGAGGCCCGTTGCACCAACAGGCCGGTGGTCGATGCCGTGCTTGCATACGTGCGGGGCCTGAAAATTGCTGCGCGCTGCACGGTCACCCGCGGCATTGCCGGCTGCTACGAAAGCGGCGAGATCAGCACCGGACGGCTGGAAATCCTCTCCTACAACCTGCCGCTGCAGATCTCTATCGTTGTGCCGGAGGCCTCCTGCGAGCAGGTCCTGGCAGGCTTGGATGGGCTGGTCTGCGACGGCATTATCGCAGTCCGTGATCTGGCCGTGGTCAGCCACAAGACCGCAACCACCTTTTTCCCCCGACAACTGAAGGTAGGCGACGTCATGAGCAGCAGCCCGGTGTGCATCAAGGCGGACAAGGGGTTGGATCAGGCGGCAACCCTGTTGCTCTCCTCCATCTTCACCGGGCTGCCGGTGGTGGATGAGAAGGACGGCCCTGTGGGAGTGGTGACTCAGGGCGATCTGCTCAACCGAGGCGGACTGCCGCTGCGCCTCGGATTGCTGGCAGCCTCTGGCGAAGATGAGCGTACCCGGGTATTGGCCGAGCTTGCGAAGAAGAAGGTCGGGGAGATCATGTCAACGCCGGCACAAACCATTGAGGCCGACCAGCCCCTCAGCAAGGCGGTTGAAGTGATGCTGGCCAAGGGGTTGAAACGGTTGCCGGTGGTGAACAAAGACGGAAAACTGACGGGCATGCTTTCCCGCCTCGATATTTTCAGGGCCGTGATGCACGAAACCCCGGACTGGCAGGCCTTTCGCGCGCAAAAGATCGAGGTGGGCAACCTCCGCACAGTGCGCGACATTCTCCGCCGGGATACCCGCACCGTGACCAGGGAAACTCCCATCGGGCAGGTCATCCAGATCATCGATGGCAACGATATACAGTGTGTGGCCGTGGTTGACGACGGGGGCGTTCTCGTCGGCATGATCGCCGACAGCGACCTCTTGCACTTCTTCAAGCCCGATCCCCAGGGACTGCATGCTCTGTTCGCCCGCATCGCCCATCCCTTCAGCCCGGATCTGGCCCAGCGAATCGCCCAAACCACCGCAGGCGAGGTGATGCGCAGCCAACTGCGAACCGCTAGCGAACACATGCTCATTGAGGAGGCCATCGCCCTCATGACCAATGAGCAGCTCAAGCGGTTACCGGTGATCGACGATCAGGGGTGCTTCATGGGCATGATCAGCCGCGATTCGCTGCTGCGCACCGGATACGGCTCCGTACAGGAAAAGTCCTGA
- a CDS encoding flagellar basal body rod C-terminal domain-containing protein, whose amino-acid sequence MLPAISAATSGLQAYTVKTQATANNVANMNTEGFKRDVVTFSSQAPQGGSANVSKDLSPGALVEETTSNGREMVEQSNTDLVQEMTDLIVEKNGLRANIKTLQTTDEMLGTLINLKA is encoded by the coding sequence ATGCTCCCAGCCATCAGCGCAGCAACTTCCGGATTACAGGCCTATACCGTGAAAACCCAGGCGACCGCCAACAACGTGGCCAACATGAACACCGAGGGGTTCAAGAGGGATGTGGTCACCTTTTCAAGTCAGGCGCCCCAGGGAGGGAGTGCCAATGTCAGCAAGGACCTGTCGCCCGGCGCACTGGTCGAGGAAACCACCAGCAACGGGAGAGAGATGGTGGAGCAGTCCAATACGGATCTTGTTCAGGAAATGACAGATCTCATCGTGGAAAAAAATGGGTTGCGTGCCAACATTAAAACACTGCAGACCACGGACGAGATGCTGGGAACCCTGATCAACCTCAAAGCCTGA
- a CDS encoding DMT family transporter, whose amino-acid sequence MQIESLQEAAEAQSVPSQQQRPFLGVLLVVAATMLIASMDATTKYLAIRYNVPMIMGIRYLIQCLLMLLVLAPSQGRQLVQTNRPWLVFVRSFSLVAASLFFGSALQRMPVAESTALIFLAPILVVLIAGPLLEEEIGLIGWLAAGFGFLGVLLIVRPGAGLNLVGLFCVFMTVVANVAYHLLSRVLAGSERTLTMLFHSALVGAFCFGVVLPWTIAGDAPTSLHLVLFLAIGLLGGLGHFCFTLAYRFCSASQLAPINYMQLVFASLLGWGVFHHMPDQLSLLGMGIVIVSGLMIAMKARLAERRLREHRLDR is encoded by the coding sequence ATGCAGATTGAATCCCTACAGGAGGCGGCTGAGGCCCAATCCGTGCCCAGCCAGCAGCAGCGGCCCTTCCTGGGTGTTCTGCTGGTGGTGGCGGCCACCATGTTGATCGCCTCCATGGATGCCACCACCAAGTACCTCGCCATCCGCTACAACGTGCCCATGATCATGGGCATTCGCTATTTGATCCAGTGCCTGCTGATGCTTCTTGTCCTGGCTCCAAGCCAGGGGCGGCAGCTGGTGCAAACCAATCGGCCGTGGCTGGTCTTTGTTCGTTCCTTCTCCCTGGTGGCGGCTTCCCTTTTTTTCGGGTCAGCTCTGCAGCGGATGCCGGTTGCCGAGTCAACCGCGCTCATTTTTCTCGCCCCGATTCTGGTGGTGTTGATTGCCGGGCCACTGCTTGAGGAGGAGATCGGCCTTATCGGCTGGCTCGCTGCGGGCTTTGGTTTTCTCGGCGTCCTCCTTATCGTCCGTCCAGGGGCTGGGCTCAATCTTGTCGGGCTGTTCTGCGTGTTCATGACCGTTGTCGCCAACGTGGCCTACCATCTGCTCTCGCGCGTTCTTGCCGGCAGCGAACGCACCCTGACCATGCTCTTTCACAGCGCCCTGGTGGGGGCGTTCTGTTTTGGTGTGGTTTTGCCCTGGACGATAGCCGGCGATGCGCCCACCTCCTTGCACCTGGTGCTGTTTCTTGCCATCGGTCTTCTCGGAGGGCTGGGACATTTCTGTTTCACCCTGGCCTACCGATTTTGCTCCGCCTCGCAGCTCGCACCGATCAACTACATGCAATTGGTTTTTGCCTCGCTCCTTGGATGGGGCGTTTTTCACCACATGCCCGATCAGCTCAGTCTGTTGGGGATGGGAATCGTCATTGTCTCGGGGCTGATGATTGCGATGAAGGCGCGTCTGGCCGAACGAAGACTGCGGGAGCATCGGCTCGACCGATGA
- a CDS encoding family 1 glycosylhydrolase, whose protein sequence is MYDVFSLPSITFPEEFLWGSSTAGHQIEGDNIHSQAWHNELKPEFYRDDSERKVRAPSGKACDHYRLYREDVELIAELGHRGYRMSIEWSRIEPEEGRWDFQAVAHYEDLLTRLVAKGIQVFVTLHHFTHPLWFDRLGSFAKPENNHYFERYLSFIVPRISAYVSGWNVINEFNQWGGFDAGASIAPLKFNMIRIHAMGYHLIKQYSQAPVSSAHAFIHWFPRRFNDTLDRRMTDFIDFSTNEFFFHALRTGELVYPNADAKYDPEVKGAIDFWSVNYYTRHMVDARLANLDGPRFRHKELRMIPMPFYLEEMFPEGLIANLERLADYPVYITENGCCCDDDRFRIVYLALHLSALKEAMDRGVDVRGYFYWSLMDNYEWTTFLPKFGLVAVDPITYARTPKASAWLYRTIIEHNGFSGEMLRSYLDQLPTLSSRSGDQT, encoded by the coding sequence ATGTACGATGTCTTCAGTCTGCCGTCCATCACCTTTCCCGAAGAGTTCCTTTGGGGCAGTTCCACCGCCGGTCATCAGATCGAAGGCGACAACATCCATTCCCAGGCCTGGCATAACGAGCTCAAACCCGAATTCTACCGCGATGATTCCGAACGCAAGGTCCGGGCCCCCTCGGGCAAGGCCTGCGACCATTACCGGCTCTACCGCGAGGATGTGGAACTGATCGCCGAACTCGGTCACCGGGGCTATCGCATGTCGATCGAGTGGAGTCGCATCGAGCCGGAAGAGGGGAGGTGGGATTTCCAGGCTGTGGCCCACTATGAAGACCTGCTGACGCGCTTGGTGGCAAAGGGGATTCAGGTTTTTGTCACCCTGCACCATTTCACCCATCCTCTGTGGTTCGATCGTCTGGGCAGTTTCGCCAAGCCGGAGAACAACCACTATTTCGAACGCTACCTGAGTTTCATCGTTCCCCGGATCAGTGCCTATGTCAGCGGCTGGAACGTGATCAACGAGTTCAACCAGTGGGGCGGTTTCGACGCTGGTGCCTCGATCGCACCACTGAAGTTCAACATGATCCGCATCCACGCCATGGGCTACCATCTCATCAAACAGTACTCGCAGGCCCCGGTGAGCAGCGCCCATGCCTTTATCCACTGGTTTCCTCGGCGGTTCAACGATACCCTTGACCGGAGAATGACCGACTTCATCGATTTCTCGACCAACGAGTTCTTCTTCCACGCCCTGCGCACCGGTGAGTTGGTCTATCCAAACGCGGATGCCAAGTACGATCCAGAAGTCAAAGGGGCGATCGACTTCTGGTCGGTCAATTATTATACCCGCCATATGGTCGATGCCCGCCTGGCCAACCTGGACGGCCCCCGCTTCAGGCACAAAGAGCTGCGCATGATTCCGATGCCGTTCTATCTGGAGGAGATGTTTCCCGAAGGGTTGATCGCCAACCTCGAGCGGCTCGCGGATTATCCGGTGTACATCACTGAAAACGGCTGCTGTTGCGATGATGACCGCTTTCGTATCGTCTACCTGGCCCTGCACCTCTCCGCCCTCAAGGAGGCCATGGACCGCGGGGTGGATGTCCGCGGCTATTTTTACTGGTCACTGATGGATAACTACGAGTGGACCACCTTTCTCCCCAAATTCGGCCTGGTGGCGGTAGACCCGATAACCTATGCACGCACCCCCAAGGCGAGCGCATGGTTGTACCGCACAATCATTGAACACAACGGGTTCAGCGGCGAAATGCTACGCAGCTACCTGGACCAACTCCCCACCCTGTCCTCGAGATCCGGGGATCAGACCTGA
- a CDS encoding thiamine pyrophosphate-dependent enzyme, with protein MAKNVSDVLVEMLVAAGVKRVFAVTGDSLNPINDAIRRDGRIQWVHVRHEEAGAYAASMDAELGGIGCCMGSSGPGHVHLVNGLYDANHAGNPVIAIASTATTDKLGLDYFQETNVTKLFADCSKYCFMSNTPIQALQGCQSAIQHAIGMRGVAVLGLPGDVAAASVEMPQSSLRNYRVRPRILPADEDLEQIADILNNSKKVMLYCGHGAKDAQQQVLALAEKLQAPIGYSFRGKIFFDKEDNPYAVGLTGLLGMKSGFQAMHEAEVVVLLGTDFPYSAFMPENNTIIQIDIDPARLGRRAKVSHGYCGDIQASLERLLPMVATKEHGAFLEKMRSLYQIVEEKYQAYVTEKARAGNIHPEYVASVVNTLASDDAIFTVDTGMCSVWAARYIKGRKNRYITGSFNHGSMANAMPMAIGAGLAQTGRQIIAMCGDGGLMMLLGDLMTISQYVIPVKIILFNNRCLGMVKLEMEVAGLPDWQTNMVNPDFAKVGEAMGIRSWTVKEGKDVQPAIAEAFAYDGPALVNIFTDPNALAMPPQVNFEQLKGFAQSMGKLMLNGQTAEVVNVAASGVKYLKEVL; from the coding sequence ATGGCAAAAAATGTTTCTGATGTTCTCGTCGAGATGCTGGTCGCCGCAGGCGTGAAACGCGTGTTCGCAGTGACCGGCGACAGTTTGAATCCGATCAACGATGCCATTCGGCGCGATGGCCGAATCCAATGGGTGCATGTACGTCATGAAGAGGCGGGTGCCTATGCCGCTTCCATGGATGCGGAGTTGGGTGGCATCGGCTGCTGCATGGGCAGCAGTGGGCCTGGGCATGTCCATCTGGTCAATGGCCTCTATGACGCCAATCATGCCGGTAACCCGGTTATCGCCATTGCCTCCACCGCCACCACCGACAAACTGGGACTGGATTACTTTCAGGAAACAAACGTCACCAAGCTCTTTGCCGACTGCAGCAAATACTGTTTCATGAGCAACACCCCCATCCAGGCCCTGCAGGGATGTCAGAGCGCCATCCAGCATGCCATCGGCATGCGCGGAGTCGCCGTACTCGGGCTGCCCGGGGACGTGGCTGCGGCCAGTGTGGAAATGCCGCAATCCTCCCTCAGAAATTACAGGGTACGGCCCCGGATCCTCCCTGCAGACGAAGATCTTGAGCAGATCGCCGACATCCTCAACAACAGTAAAAAGGTGATGCTCTACTGCGGGCATGGGGCGAAGGATGCCCAGCAGCAGGTCCTGGCGCTTGCCGAAAAACTGCAGGCCCCCATCGGCTACAGCTTTCGCGGCAAGATCTTTTTTGATAAGGAAGACAATCCCTATGCGGTCGGCTTGACCGGGCTCTTGGGCATGAAATCGGGGTTCCAGGCCATGCATGAGGCCGAGGTCGTGGTCCTTTTGGGCACCGATTTTCCCTACAGCGCATTCATGCCGGAAAACAACACCATTATCCAGATCGATATCGATCCGGCCAGGCTTGGCCGCAGGGCCAAGGTCTCGCACGGCTATTGCGGGGACATCCAGGCCTCCCTGGAGCGCCTGCTGCCGATGGTTGCGACCAAGGAACACGGCGCCTTTCTCGAGAAAATGCGATCGCTCTACCAGATCGTGGAAGAGAAGTATCAGGCCTATGTCACCGAAAAGGCGCGTGCGGGTAACATTCATCCGGAATATGTGGCCTCGGTGGTCAATACACTGGCCAGCGACGATGCCATCTTCACAGTCGATACGGGTATGTGCTCGGTGTGGGCCGCACGGTACATCAAGGGCAGGAAGAACAGGTACATCACCGGCTCCTTCAATCACGGCTCCATGGCCAATGCCATGCCCATGGCCATTGGCGCGGGCCTTGCCCAGACCGGACGGCAGATCATCGCCATGTGCGGTGATGGCGGCCTGATGATGCTGCTCGGCGATTTGATGACCATCAGCCAGTATGTCATTCCGGTGAAGATCATTCTCTTCAACAACCGCTGCCTGGGGATGGTCAAGCTGGAGATGGAAGTGGCCGGTTTGCCCGACTGGCAGACCAACATGGTCAACCCGGATTTCGCCAAGGTGGGCGAGGCCATGGGCATTCGTTCTTGGACGGTCAAAGAGGGGAAGGATGTGCAGCCCGCCATTGCCGAGGCCTTTGCCTATGATGGACCGGCCCTGGTCAACATCTTCACCGATCCCAATGCCCTGGCCATGCCGCCGCAGGTCAACTTCGAGCAGCTCAAGGGATTTGCCCAGTCCATGGGCAAGCTGATGCTCAACGGCCAGACGGCCGAAGTGGTCAATGTGGCGGCGAGCGGGGTGAAGTATCTCAAGGAAGTGCTCTGA
- a CDS encoding SbmA/BacA-like family transporter, with product MANSPNFFIEFLKLTKLFWNSSRKSKVRQAFFFIALLTVMQMIVAVLMTQWSAGLFDALEAHSMQGFLNQVGLLSLLFIADMSLTGSHLEVKRNLQMLWRTWLTDYVFSRWMAVGRHYLVAHLPGEHDNPDGRIAEDCRVATESAVVLLHTLFYSVLLLISFTKVLWSKSGVITLDLGFAQIPIYGHLIWVAIVYTALASWIGWWVSQPLTNATNVRQSAEAKFRSGLVEATDNSQAIALIHAEPCERRQFRILFCKIRKVWHEQTRAWRNIVMFGTGYATLSMAFPILVVAPRYILGKITLGDLMQSAQAFQHMSGALSWPVNNVGGIAEWRASVERVLSLLRVLEDVDQEVSKTGQWIQVKTGERQVLAFHDLCIAKYEGDILVEGINMEINEGDHVLITGNVYNGAKLFRAIAGIRPWGSGRIELPAKGRLFFMPPRPHLPTGTLQEAIWYPMLRRRFTREQVEEAMRLVGLEHLISQLDVEDNWLQSLTRGEQQRLGMVRLLINRPQWIFLQEAFDSLKPEDEQLMFDLLCEQLPNAAIVSISNVHKNTDFYTRSLSL from the coding sequence ATGGCCAATTCTCCCAATTTTTTTATAGAATTTCTCAAGCTGACCAAGCTGTTCTGGAATTCGAGCCGTAAGTCCAAGGTCCGCCAGGCCTTTTTCTTCATTGCCCTGCTCACCGTCATGCAGATGATCGTGGCCGTCCTGATGACCCAGTGGAGCGCCGGACTGTTCGATGCCCTCGAAGCCCACTCCATGCAGGGGTTTCTCAATCAGGTTGGCCTGCTGTCGCTTCTGTTCATTGCCGACATGTCCCTGACCGGATCGCATCTCGAGGTGAAGCGGAACCTGCAGATGTTGTGGCGGACCTGGCTCACCGATTATGTCTTTTCCCGCTGGATGGCGGTTGGACGCCACTACCTGGTGGCGCATCTCCCGGGAGAGCACGACAATCCGGACGGTCGTATTGCCGAGGACTGCCGGGTGGCCACCGAATCTGCGGTGGTGCTGCTCCACACCCTGTTCTACAGTGTTCTTCTTTTGATCAGCTTCACCAAGGTCCTGTGGAGCAAGTCCGGGGTGATTACCCTTGATCTCGGGTTTGCCCAGATTCCCATTTACGGTCACCTGATCTGGGTGGCGATCGTCTATACAGCCCTGGCCTCGTGGATCGGCTGGTGGGTGAGTCAACCCCTGACCAACGCCACCAACGTGCGTCAGTCGGCAGAGGCCAAGTTTCGTTCGGGCCTGGTGGAGGCCACGGACAATAGCCAGGCCATTGCCCTTATCCATGCCGAGCCCTGCGAACGTCGTCAGTTCCGCATCCTCTTTTGCAAGATCCGCAAGGTGTGGCACGAGCAGACCCGGGCCTGGCGCAATATCGTCATGTTCGGCACCGGCTACGCCACCCTTTCCATGGCCTTTCCCATTTTGGTGGTGGCGCCGCGCTACATTCTCGGCAAGATTACCCTGGGCGATCTGATGCAGTCGGCCCAGGCCTTCCAGCACATGAGCGGTGCGCTCTCCTGGCCGGTCAACAACGTGGGCGGAATTGCCGAGTGGCGTGCCTCGGTGGAGCGGGTGTTGAGCCTTTTACGGGTGCTGGAGGATGTGGATCAGGAGGTCTCCAAGACCGGTCAGTGGATTCAGGTCAAGACCGGGGAGCGTCAGGTTTTGGCCTTTCATGACCTCTGTATCGCCAAGTACGAGGGCGATATTCTTGTCGAGGGCATCAACATGGAGATCAACGAGGGGGATCATGTGCTGATCACCGGCAACGTCTATAATGGGGCGAAACTGTTTCGTGCCATTGCCGGTATTCGCCCCTGGGGCAGCGGCCGCATTGAACTGCCCGCCAAAGGTCGCCTGTTTTTCATGCCGCCCCGGCCCCATCTCCCCACCGGTACCCTGCAGGAGGCCATCTGGTACCCGATGCTCAGGCGCCGATTCACCCGCGAGCAGGTTGAGGAGGCCATGCGCCTGGTCGGGCTGGAGCACCTGATCAGCCAGCTCGATGTCGAAGACAACTGGCTGCAAAGCCTCACCCGTGGCGAGCAGCAGCGCCTCGGCATGGTGCGTCTTTTGATCAACCGGCCGCAGTGGATCTTCCTCCAGGAGGCCTTTGATTCGCTCAAGCCGGAGGATGAGCAGTTGATGTTCGACCTGCTGTGCGAGCAGTTGCCCAACGCCGCAATTGTGTCGATTTCAAACGTGCACAAAAACACCGATTTTTACACACGTTCTCTTTCCCTGTAA
- a CDS encoding methyltransferase domain-containing protein, with amino-acid sequence MRPSLPEQAYDELADLYAAMADTKPHNAHYERPALRSLIGGVEGQTILDAGCGTGVNCEWLLQQGAGVVGVDANRNMLAHARQRVGDAAQLLLANLEEPLACFKNQVFDGIVSALAVTYVRDHQALFGEFARLLKPGGWLVFSTEHPFFSYRYFQIDNYFQTREVSCEWTGFGKPVRMPSYYHSLGSITTALAANGFVIEEIKEPLPTRAFAEADPPAYQKLMSFPPFICFRARKPAVPLDASDS; translated from the coding sequence ATGCGCCCCTCTCTCCCGGAGCAGGCCTATGACGAACTGGCCGATCTCTATGCCGCTATGGCCGATACCAAACCGCACAATGCCCACTATGAACGCCCGGCTTTACGCTCGTTGATCGGTGGGGTGGAAGGGCAGACGATCCTGGATGCCGGCTGCGGCACCGGCGTGAACTGTGAGTGGCTGCTGCAGCAGGGGGCTGGAGTGGTGGGAGTGGATGCCAATCGCAACATGCTTGCCCATGCGCGTCAACGGGTGGGCGACGCGGCGCAACTCCTGCTGGCCAACCTGGAAGAACCGCTTGCTTGTTTTAAGAATCAAGTCTTTGACGGTATCGTCAGTGCGCTGGCCGTGACCTATGTGCGCGATCACCAGGCCTTGTTCGGAGAATTCGCTCGTCTGCTCAAGCCCGGTGGCTGGCTGGTGTTTTCCACCGAACATCCGTTTTTTTCCTACCGTTATTTCCAGATCGACAACTATTTTCAGACTCGTGAGGTCAGTTGCGAGTGGACCGGCTTTGGCAAGCCTGTGCGCATGCCCAGCTATTATCATAGCCTGGGGAGCATAACCACGGCCTTGGCCGCAAACGGTTTTGTCATTGAAGAGATCAAGGAACCCTTGCCCACGCGGGCCTTTGCGGAGGCCGATCCTCCCGCATATCAGAAATTGATGTCGTTTCCACCTTTTATCTGCTTTCGCGCTCGAAAGCCAGCCGTGCCTCTTGACGCAAGTGACAGCTGA
- the crcB gene encoding fluoride efflux transporter CrcB: MIIAQNGNIAFNKRLPGEEDRSPRHDIHGEFCRMFMGYKWLLVMAGGSLGAASRYGIGLLAARFWGTSFPYGTLTANMAGCFIIGLIFALADRSRLLTPDVRLLLITGYLGALTTFSSFSLETVNAGRAGLALQSLTNILLNNIGGMTLTYLGLRLGSLRWGM, from the coding sequence ATGATCATTGCCCAAAACGGCAATATCGCCTTCAACAAGCGACTCCCGGGTGAGGAAGATCGCTCACCGCGACACGATATTCATGGAGAGTTTTGTAGAATGTTCATGGGATACAAGTGGTTGTTGGTCATGGCGGGGGGCAGCCTCGGGGCGGCGAGCCGCTACGGTATCGGTCTTCTCGCCGCCCGGTTCTGGGGCACATCGTTTCCCTACGGCACCCTGACCGCCAACATGGCGGGGTGCTTCATCATCGGCCTGATCTTTGCCCTGGCCGACCGTTCCCGGCTGCTCACACCGGATGTACGCCTGCTGTTGATTACCGGCTATCTCGGTGCCCTGACCACCTTTTCCTCCTTTTCCCTGGAAACCGTGAATGCGGGCCGGGCCGGGTTGGCCCTGCAGTCGCTGACCAATATTCTACTCAATAACATCGGGGGGATGACCCTCACCTATCTGGGACTGCGGCTGGGCAGTCTTCGCTGGGGGATGTGA